One part of the Bacteroidota bacterium genome encodes these proteins:
- a CDS encoding DUF1972 domain-containing protein: MSKKRVAIIGTTGLPARYGGFETLAHHLVDQLGSRYDISVYCSSKYFADRGKRLSVYNGARLIYLPLNANGYQSIPYDIFSIIHAIRKNDVLLLLGVSGAILLPFLKLFTNKPILVNIDGQEWKRPKWNWLARKVLGFSEKLAVRFADEVIADNKVIQQYVEQSYGRDNARLIEYGGDHVSKRPLTDKLLEKYPFLNQNYAFNVSRIEPENNIHLILQAFSKAPRHQLVMVGLWSHGKYGMNLKAQYSKYPNIHLLDPIYNQDELNEIRSNAGVYVHGHSAGGTNPGLVEAMCLGLPVVSYDISYNRETTNHRARYFKSGSDLLSILDVLDQKERMRMGYDLEQYGRQYYSWNRIAALYATAFDGDDDSTGRLLYRSSQNFVEQIQLLTGGQKVKIA, translated from the coding sequence ATGTCGAAGAAGCGTGTGGCAATTATCGGAACAACGGGTCTGCCTGCACGGTATGGCGGATTTGAGACGTTAGCACATCATCTGGTGGATCAGTTGGGAAGCAGATATGATATATCGGTGTATTGTAGCAGTAAGTATTTTGCGGACCGTGGCAAACGTCTTTCAGTGTATAACGGTGCCCGATTGATTTATCTTCCGTTGAATGCGAATGGATATCAAAGTATTCCCTATGATATTTTTTCCATCATTCATGCCATCCGTAAGAACGATGTTTTATTATTACTCGGTGTTTCCGGTGCAATATTGCTCCCCTTCCTAAAACTGTTTACTAACAAACCCATTCTGGTGAATATTGATGGACAGGAGTGGAAACGTCCGAAGTGGAATTGGCTTGCGAGAAAAGTGCTGGGCTTTAGTGAAAAACTGGCCGTAAGGTTCGCCGATGAAGTGATTGCCGATAATAAAGTTATTCAGCAATATGTAGAACAAAGTTATGGTCGTGACAACGCACGCCTGATTGAATATGGTGGTGATCATGTATCGAAACGTCCGCTTACAGATAAGCTTTTAGAAAAGTATCCCTTTTTAAATCAAAATTATGCTTTCAATGTCAGTCGCATTGAACCGGAGAATAATATTCATCTCATTCTTCAGGCATTCAGCAAGGCACCGCGTCATCAACTCGTTATGGTAGGGCTGTGGAGTCATGGTAAATACGGCATGAATCTGAAAGCACAATATAGTAAATATCCGAATATTCATTTGCTCGATCCCATTTACAATCAAGATGAGTTAAACGAAATCCGATCTAACGCCGGTGTATATGTGCATGGGCACAGCGCGGGAGGTACAAATCCGGGGTTGGTAGAGGCCATGTGTCTTGGTCTTCCCGTGGTGAGTTATGATATCAGTTATAACCGGGAGACAACAAATCACCGTGCCCGTTATTTTAAATCCGGAAGTGATCTCTTGTCCATTCTTGATGTACTCGATCAGAAAGAAAGAATGCGCATGGGTTATGATCTGGAACAGTACGGTCGTCAGTATTATTCATGGAATAGAATTGCAGCACTCTACGCAACAGCATTCGACGGTGATGATGATTCAACGGGTCGGTTATTGTACCGGTCCTCGCAGAATTTTGTAGAACAAATTCAGCTGTTAACAGGTGGTCAAAAAGTTAAGATAGCATGA